In Rahnella aquatilis CIP 78.65 = ATCC 33071, one DNA window encodes the following:
- the ypfH gene encoding esterase — MSSEQIIVREPEERANQLILLFHGVGDNPISMGEIGKFFAVSFPQAQVVSVGSPDICDFGRGFQWFSVQGVTEQNRQPRVDAAMPVFVQIVRDWQQKTGVTPEHTTLVGFSQGTIMALESTKVEEHLASRIIAFSGRFSTLPEKPIAAGTVVHFIHGEQDPVINPFQSKSAAERLKSLGCECTLNLQPGMGHGLDSHMINTAIAHLQNYEPKSHQH, encoded by the coding sequence ATGAGCTCAGAACAGATCATCGTCCGGGAACCGGAAGAAAGGGCTAATCAGCTGATTTTATTATTTCATGGCGTGGGTGATAACCCGATTTCTATGGGCGAAATCGGTAAGTTTTTCGCTGTTTCATTCCCGCAGGCGCAGGTGGTCAGCGTCGGCAGCCCGGATATTTGTGATTTTGGCCGGGGCTTCCAGTGGTTTTCCGTGCAGGGCGTGACTGAACAAAATCGCCAGCCGCGTGTGGATGCCGCAATGCCCGTGTTTGTGCAGATTGTCCGTGACTGGCAGCAGAAAACCGGCGTCACGCCGGAACACACTACATTAGTCGGCTTCTCGCAGGGCACCATCATGGCGCTGGAATCGACGAAAGTGGAAGAGCATCTGGCGTCGCGCATTATCGCGTTCAGCGGGCGTTTTTCAACGCTGCCGGAAAAACCCATTGCCGCCGGTACGGTGGTGCATTTCATTCATGGCGAACAGGATCCGGTGATTAATCCATTCCAGTCGAAAAGTGCGGCAGAACGTCTGAAATCATTGGGCTGTGAATGTACGCTCAATCTTCAGCCGGGTATGGGACACGGGCTGGATTCCCATATGATTAATACGGCGATAGCGCATTTGCAAAATTACGAACCGAAGTCGCATCAGCACTGA